In one Brachyhypopomus gauderio isolate BG-103 unplaced genomic scaffold, BGAUD_0.2 sc81, whole genome shotgun sequence genomic region, the following are encoded:
- the LOC143493084 gene encoding TOG array regulator of axonemal microtubules protein 1-like yields the protein MRDSPLQHPISSSKQLEMIEREQRQLQAVRVQKVKNLRSKVSCAAMTTLAYMFTYLRRAMDPEAAETARVLLHKACESSAFIREDVDLALSAMVHSCSARRSIHALLAGGLSHRNATVRKTTAFHMESLAQLLGASKLLTGKDLTERFLSAISRLALDAAQEVRFHARSCIKFLATNKDFFKMVDKFVSPKDRWSVKDIIMKGR from the exons ATGCGGGACAGCCCATTGCAACACCCCATCTCATCCTCCAAGCAGCTGGAGATGATTGAGCGAGAGCAGCGGCAGTTGCAGGCGGTCCGTGTTCAGAAG GTGAAGAACCTGCGCTCCAAGGTTTCATGTGCTGCCATGACCACGCTGGCCTACATGTTCACCTACCTGCGGAGGGCCATGGACCCCGAGGCAGCAGAAACCGCCCGCGTCCTGCTGCACAAGGCCTGTGAGAGCAGCGCCTTCATCAGGGAGGATGTGGACCTGGCACTCAGTGCCATGGTGCACAGCTGCTCAGCCAGGAGGTCCATCCATGCCCTGCTGGCCGGGGGACTAAG CCACAGAAACGCCACTGTGAGGAAGACTACAGCGTTTCATATGGAAAGCCTCGCTCAGCTGCTGGGGGCTTCTAAACTGCTCACGGGCAAGGACCTCACGGAGCGCTTCCTGTCCGCCATCAGCCGATTGGCTCTGGACGCTGCACAGGAAGTGAG GTTCCATGCCCGTAGTTGCATAAAGTTTTTGGCCACCAATAAGGACTTTTTCAAGATGGTGGACAAATTTGTGTCCCCAAAAGATCGATGGTCTGTTAAAGATATCATCATGAAGGGCAGGTAA